ACTACCAGCTCATGCAGAACAAGCCCGAGGCGATCAAGGTGAGCCGCGAAAAGTACAACGAGCTGGCGACGTACCACGAGCGCGAGCGCATCGAGGAGCGGTGGCAGGCCTTCCCCGGCGAGATCGCGCCGGTCGGCTCGGAGGAGGTGTTCATCGGCGGTTTGCGGCTCGGCAATGTCTATATCGGCGTCCAGCCGCGCCTCGGCGTGCAGGGCGACCCGATGCGCCTGATCTTCGACAAGGCCAACACGCCGCACCACCAGTACATCTCGTTCTACCGCTGGATCAGCCGCGAGTTCGACGCGCACGCGCTCGTACATGTCGGAATGCACGGCTCGGTCGAGTGGATGCCGGGCCTCCAGACCGGCCTGACCGGCGAGTGCTGGCCCGACGCGCTGCTCGGCGAAGTGCCGCATTTTTACATCTATCCGGTCAACAACCCGAGCGAATCGACCATCGCCAAGCGCCGCGGACTGGCCACGATGGTCTCCCACGTGGTGCCGCCGCTGGCCCGCGCGGGTCTCTACAAGGAGCTTCCGGCGCTGAAGGACTTGCTCGCCGACTACCGCGAGCGCAACCAGGCGCAGGGCGAGGATGTCGATTCGGTGCAGGAGGCGATCATGACCAAGGCCGAGCTGCTCAACCTGACCGACGACTGCCCGCGCAAGCCCGGCGAGCCGTTCAGCGACTTCGTCAGCCGCCTCTACATCTACATCGTCGAGCTGGAAAACCGGCTCATCTCCAACTCGTTGCACGTCTTTGGCGAGGCGGGGCCGCTCGAATCGCAGATCATCACGATCACCGAAACCATCAAGAATCGCGGCGAAAATGGCCGATCGCTGCCCTACATCTTCATCGACACCTCCTGCAAGAACGGCCACTACGGCAGCTACGAGGAGATTTCGAGCCTCTCGCGCAAGGGCGACGAAGCGGCCATCCAGCTCCGCGAGTGGGCCGAGAACGCCTGCCGCGAGTTCGTCAAGCAGACGATGTTTGACCGCAAGAATCCCTTGCAGGTGTTCGAGGCGGTCACCGGCGGCAGCCGGATGCCGGAGAAGGACAAGCCCTTCATCCAGCGCATCATCCAGGAGGGATCGATGATGATCCAGGCGCTCAGCGACAACCGGAGCGAGATGGACGCGCTGGTCAAGGTGCTCGACGGCGGCTACATCCCCTCCGGCCCCGGCGGCGACCTGGTGCGCGACGGCATGAACGTGCTGCCTTCGGGGCGCAACATCCACTCTATCGACCCGTGGCGCATCCCCTCCGAAACCGCGTTCAAGCGCGGTACGCTGATCGCCGACGGCCTCATCGCCAAGCATGTTGCCGAGAACGACGGCAACTATCCCGAAACCATCGCCGAGGTGATCTGGGGGCTGGACACCATCAAGACCAAGGGCGAGGCGGTGGCCGTGGTGATCCGGCTCATGGGGGCGGAACCGGCCTACGACGCCTTCGGCAAGATCAGCCACTACAACCTCACACCGCTTGAAAAGCTTGGCCGTCCGCGCGTTGATGTGCTGATGCAGCTCAGCCCGATCTTCCGCGACGCCTTCGGCATTCTGATGGATCAGCTCGACCGCCTCGTCAAGGATGCGGCGAAGGCCGATGAGCCGCACGAGATGAACTACATCAAGAAACACGTCGATGAGGCGCTCGCCGAGGGGATGGATTTCGAGGCCGCGACCTCGCGCCAGTTCACCCAGGCGCCGGGATCGTACGGAACCTACGTCGATGACATGATCGAGGATTCGGCGTGGGAGAACGAGGGCGACCTCGACGACCTCTTCATCCGCCGCAACAGCAGTGCGTATGGCGGCGGGCGCAAGGGCGAGAAGCAGTCGGAGATTCTCCAGAAGCTGCTCGGCTCGGTTGACCGCGTGGTGCACCAGGTGGACTCCACCGAGTTCGGCATCTCCGACATCGACCACTACTTCTCATCATCCGGCTCGCTCCAGCTCGCCGCGCGACGCAGGAATACGAAGACCTCGGATATCAAGCTCAACTACGTCGAGTCGTTCACCTCGGACATCAAGCTCGACGAGGCAGACAAATCGCTGCGCGTGGAGTATCGCTCCAAGCTGCTCAACCCGAAGTGGTTCGAGGGGATGCTCAAGCACGGCCACAGCGGCGCGGGCGAGATCAGCAACCGCGTCACCTACATGCTCGGCTGGGACGCCGTCACCAAGAGCGTGGACGACTGGGTCTATAAAAAGACTGCCGAAACCTACGCGCTCGACCCCGAAATGCGCGAACGCCTCGCCACGCTCAACCCGCAAGCGATCAAGAACATCGTTGGCCGGATGCTCGAAGCGCACGGAAGAGGCATGTGGAAAGCCGACCAGAGCATGATCGACGAGCTTCAGGAAATCTACGCTGACCTGGAAGACAGGCTCGAAGGCATGGCGGATGATTAATTGATAATGGATAATGGATAATTAGGGAAATGCACGGGCGGTTCGCGAACCGCCCTGATTTTTTATCCTCCCCGACCTATTCGTCCCATATGTCCCATTCGTCCTATCCCCTCGCTACTCTCAGATTCTCGTTCTCATGCAGTGGTTATACCGGTCTTTCACGCGGTTGGCGAACCATTTGGTGGAGAGGTTCTTGCTCACGAATTTCGGGCTGTTCAGCGAAATGTCGGGCAGCACGGCGTAGATCGGGCGACCATATCTCTTTTTATAGAGCTCAGCCAGCTTTTTGTACGACCAGCTCTCCTCGAATTCGTAGCTTTTCTCCTTCGAGAAATCCTTCATCACCTGCTTTTCGTCGAATTCGATCTCCTTTTTCTTCAGGAAATTGATGAAGGTCACGTACGTGACCGACGGGGCGATGTCGCCGTTTTCGTAGTTCATCAGGTCGCCGTCCGTGTCGACCTGCCTGCGCGTCAGCCTGCCCAGCATCTTCTGGAATCCGGCATTGCGGCTTGAGTAGTGGCCCGCGTTGAAATCGGCGAAGACATACTTCCAGTCGTCGTAGTTGTGCTTGAAGTCGAGCAGATAGGCGGCTCCGTAGAATACGCCGCCCTTGCAGGTGTAGAGCATGTCGCGCACGCTGCCGCCACCGGCGTTTTTGGGTTTTTTCGGGTACTCTTCGGCGAACTTCACCGACACCTGCATCGAACCTGCCGTCGTGATCAGATCGCTCGCATCCTTGTTGAGCACCAGCAGGATCGGCTTGGTTATTTTGGCGGAGGTGAATTCGTCGTACCAGTTTTCGAAATCGAGTTCGCTCGAAATCGAATCGATGTTCTCGCGGAAGCTCTTGCCGTTCGAGGCGGTCTGATCGAGCCTGGTCTCGATCAGGAGCCGCAGCATTTCGTTCGATTCGGCGGCCTCGATTTTCTTGCGCAGAATGCTCGCCATGCGTGAGTTTTTCGGCGAGATCGAAAAGGCGCTGACCTGCGAAATGACGGCTGCCACGGCGCTGACATGCTCCTTGTCCACCGGCTGGCCAAGCTCTTCGAGGCTCTCCTTGATGGCTCTCGCCCAGATGTCCGGCGAAGGGTTGTTCGGCCTGGCGGCCCGGACTATTTTTTCGATCTGCTTTTCCGACAGCCCGGAATCCTGGATGCCCGAGCAGGCCGACAGGAAGAGGGCGAAAATCAGGGTGATGAGTGTAAAGCGTTTTGCTCTAAGCATGGTACGTAATGCTTGCCTGGAGGATGTTGGGGGAAAATCGGCTTTCGCTGCCACGCCGAAAAGGCGTTACCTATCTTAAAATAATCATTTTTTCCGATTCGTCTGATCCGTCCGGTCAGACATATTCGTCCGATTTCTCCCATTTCCCCAAAACACGAAAACCCCGGGGGTGAATCCGGGGTTTTCGCGGGTGTGGTGCGTGAAAATGTTATGCCGAGGTCGAGTAGTTCGGTGCCTCCTTGGTGATCATCACGTCGTGCGGGTGGCTTTCGCGGAGGCCCGCCGTGGTGATGCGCACGAAGCGGGTGTTCTCCTTCAGTTCCGTGATGGTTCTTACGCCGCAGTAACCCATCGAGGACTTCAGGCCACCGATGAGCTGGTAGACCACCTCGTCGAGCTTGCCCTTGGCCGGAATGCGCCCCTCGATGCCTTCGGGTACGTACTTTTTGGTCTCCGCCGAAGCGTCCTGGAAGTAGCGGTCGCTGCTGCCCTCCGGTTCAGACATCGCGCCGAGCGAACCCATGCCGCGGTACGCCTTGAAGCGGCGGCCTTCGTAGAGGATCGTCTCGCCGGGGCTTTCGTCGGTACCCGCGAAGATGCTGCCCATCATGACCGAATCCGCGCCAGCCGCGAGCGCCTTGGCGATGTCGCCGCTGTACTTGATGCCTCCGTCCGCGATGACCGGAATGCCGGTTTTTTTCGCCTCTTCGGCGCACTTCATGACGGCGGTGAGCTGCGGCATGCCGACACCCGCCACGATGCGCGTCGTGCAGATGCTGCCCGGCCCGATGCCGACCTTCACCGCGTCGGCTCCGGCCTTGACCAGATCGCGCACGGCCTCCGGCGTCGCCACGTTACCGGCGATCACCTGCAATTCGGGATATTTCTGCTTGATGGTGGAGACCATGTCGAGCACCGCCTGGCTGTGGCCGTGCGCCGTATCGACCGCCACGACGTCAACGCCCGCCGCCACCAGAGCATCGACGCGCGACATCGTGTTGGCGCGAATGCCGACCGCCGCGCCCGCGCGGAGCCGGCCCTGCGTATCCTTGCAGGCGTCGGGGCACTGCTTGCGCTTCTGGATGTCCTTGAAGGTGATGAGACCCTTGAGGTAGCCGTCGTCGTCAATGACGAGCAGCTTTTCGATCTTGTTCCGCATGAGAATCTCCTCGGCGGCCAGAAGGTCGATCTCCTCTTTGGCCGTGACGAGGCTGGTCGTCATGATGGTGGTGATCTTTTCGTTGGACGACGCGGTCATGCGCAGGTCACGGTTGGTGACGATGCCTTTCAGCCGGAGGCAGCCTTCAGGGGTCGGATGCTCGACCACCGGAATACCCGAAATGGAGTGTCGGATCATCAGCTCGATGGCATCCTGGATGGTCGCGTCCTCGAACAGGTGGATGGGATTGCGGATGATGCCGCTCTCGAAGCGCTTGACTTTTGCAACCTGCCGGGCCTGTTCGTCTATGGAGAGATTCTTGTGGATGATACCGATGCCGCCCGCGCGAGCGAGAGCGATGGCCAGTTCGGCTTCGGTGACGGTGTCCATGGCCGCGCTCACCAGCGGGATGTTGACCTCGATCTGCCGGGTAAGGCGCGATTTGACGACGGTCTCCTTGGGCAGAACGTTGGAATATGAGGGAACGAGCAACACGTCATCGAAAGTCAGCGCATCATAGAGAATTTTGTCCATAGGAGGCCAGGTTAAGAGATTGCGGCAAAAAATGAATCCGCCAATTTACGAAAGTGAGCACGGAATGACAACGGCGCGAAGCATCCGGGCGGCGCTGGAGGCGTTTTTTCTTTGCCCGAAAATTTAGAATGAAGTTTTAAAAATCGAAAACGAGTTGTACATTACAAGCCTTGTAAACGGAGAGGTCGCATAGTTGGTCTAGTGCGCTCGCCTGGAAAGCGGGTAGGGTGTAACAGCCCTCGAGGGTTCGAATCCCTCCCTCTCCGCCAGGAAAAACAGGGAAAGCGATTTTTTGCTAGCAATTTTCGGGTAAATCGCTATCTTTTGACCCGTTCTTTACATACCAGATGGAGGATTAGCCTAATTGGTAAGGCAGCAGTCTTGAAAACTGCCGGGTTTGCGCCCTTGGGGGTTCGAGTCCCTCATCCTCCGCGCCAAAGTTCAGGAGAGGTGGCCGAGCGGCTGAAGGCACCGGTTTGCTAAACCGACGTAGTTCGATTAGAGCTACCGAGGGTTCGAATCCCTCCCTCTCCGCGACGAAGAAAAAGCTTCCGGCAACACCGGGAGCTTTTTTCGTTTATTGTTTACTATGTATGAGCTGATGGATATCTAACGAAACATATCGAGGTTTAACATGCTTGTATATGAGCTTCGGGTGTCGCTTCTGGGGGCTGAACCGGCGGTCTGGCGCCGGGTTCGGGTGCCTGGGGATACGCATTTGCGTCTGGTTCATCTTGTGCTTCAGATGGCGATGGGGTGGGAGAACCGTCATTTGCACGAGTTTGTGTCGGCTGACCGGAAAAGATATGTTGATTTTGACGGCAGTGAGCCGCAAGCCGATGAGCTGGATGAAAATATGTACACGCTGAAAGACCTCGTCAGCAAACCGGGTGACCGTTGTTTGTATCTCTACGATTTCGGCGATGACTGGACGCACGAGATCGTACTGGAAACGGTGTCGGAAGTCGAGGTCGATCCAGCCGAACAGTTCAGGTGTCTTGCGGGCCAGGGCGCTTGCCCGCCGGAGGATTGCGGTGGCGTTCCGGGCTATCTCGAACTGCTCGAAAAGTTCAATGACCTCGATGCCGTGGACCATGACGAGGCGGTCGTGCAGCTTGGCGAGGTGTTCGATCCCGAAGCGTTCGATTGCGCCTTTTTCAATGAAAGGGTAAGCGCAATGTTTGCGAGCCATGAGGAGATGCCACCGTCCGGGGAGGTGGACGAGGAGATGGGGGCGCTCATGCAGCTCCAGGATTTTCTCGCGTCGGAGGAGCTGCCTGACAGCTCGATGTCGATTGTCGTGCTCGACGGTTTTTTCGCGGCGCTGGCGATCCATCCGGTCCCGATCATGCCAAGCGCGTGGCTGCCCCTCGTGTGGGATATGTCGGGTGCTGGCCATCAACCGGAGTTCGCGTCCCGGAAGGAGGCGGAAAAAGTGACGGGGTTGTTGTTCAGCTACATGAATTCTGTGACGCAGTCGCTGGCTGATGGGAGCGCCGATTATGAGACGTTGTTCGAGATTCTCGAGATCGAGTCAGGTGAAGAACGGATGCTTGCCGCCGAGGACTGGGCGACAGGCTTTGTGGCGGGAGCGATGATCGATCAGGAGATGTGGACGCGAACTGTTTCCGATGAGGCGGGCGGCGAGCTTCTTTGGCCATTCGTCATCATGTCGGGCTTATCAGACGAACAGTCCGGCATTTCCGAGGAAAAGCTGGCTGAAATCAGAGCGACTCTGATCGATGATCTGAATGAGTGCGTACTCGATTTGCGGGATTTCTGGGCGGAGTGGAGGCGAGAATATCTGCCGAAGCCAGGCGCTGGCCGGACGGCGAAAGCGCCACCTCGCGTCGGGCGTAACGAACCTTGCCCGTGCGGCAGCGGCAAGAAGTACAAGCAGTGCTGCGGGAAGTAGTCAGAGCGATAAAGCAAAAAAAGCTTCCGGAAACACCGGGAGCTTTTTTTGCATGCGGTTCGAATCGGGCCAGGATCGTTGCCGGACGATAAACCGGGGGAAGGGCGTCGCAAACGATTGGATTACAGCCTGTTCGCATTGTAACCGGCTGCAAAGTCCATGACGCACATAACGTTGTAGCGGCGGTGCGCCCCGATCGAAATACCGATACGATCGAGCTTGATGTTCAGCAGGTTGAGTCTGTGCGCCCGGTCGTATACGCCATCGTCGATAAGCAGCGTGACGACGATCTCTCCGGGATTATGGTATCCATATGAGATGTTTTCAGCAAGAGTACTGCGCCAATTGCCGTGCCGAAGAATCCTCTCCAGCATTGTGGAGCCGCTGCATCCAACGTGACCGGTCTGTGTAGTCGCGCCCTGGTCTTGTGTCATTTCGCGGGCGGCGAGCGTCAGCGCCTCGGAGGGCGAGAAGCGTGGCATCGGTTTGGTGTTTTTCAGTACGCGGATACATTCGTCGAGGGCCTTGACTCCTTCGCGGGTCCAAACGGGGCGGACGCTGCTGCCGGAGGGAAAGAAGCGTTTGCCCTGGTACTGGCTTCTGAGCGGCTCAAGGCGAAGAGCGGCATAACTTGCGGGGTCGCTTCTCATCAGATTTATTTCCGCCAGAACTTCGAGTTCGTCCGGCGTCAGGTAGCGCGCATGGCCGCTCCGGGTATCCGGCGCCTCGTCGTCATCGGAGCTTGATTCCCAGCTCTGCCGGGTTCTGGCGTGATCAAGATATGCCCAGGCGGGCAAATGATCTCCATGCGCCTGTTCGGAGAAAAGCGCCAGTACGAGCAGCGCAATTGTGAATGTCGCCTTACGACAGCAAGGCACAGTGCGGATCGACGGGGTGTTTGCCGTTTCAGAATCAGCCATGGATCAAGGCAAGGGCCACAAGAAAGTTAACCTCCGACAGGTTGCTCATTCGCCATCGGGTTCGTGTCTCGCCTTGTGGGTATTGAAGTAAAAAAATAACTATATCAATTGTTGATAAAAATACGATATAAGCGATTGGTTTTTCAATGTTCAGGCGCGGAAACCAATGTTTTTCGAGCCTTTAGCGGAGACTCATCCGACCTCGCTGCTATTTGTTTCGAGCCAGCCGGGGAAGACCGTCGAACGTGAATATCGCCTGTCAGATTTTCCGGAGGTGCACAGTGGGTTTTGACGGGATACCGTTACGGCGTCCATGCTGTTGACGAGTCAGTATGCTTTGCTGCTCGGGTGACGGAGTCTGGCTCCTGCAACCACGTTCAGCTTGGTGCGGCGTCGCATACCGGGTGATGTTGGAGAGGGGCGAATCAGAAAGGAATTTTTTTGATGCATGGCATCGAGTACCATGACAGAGCAATGGTTACGGTCTGTTCGTTTTGTATCCTGTGGCGAACTCCATGACGCACATGTGTCTGTACCGGCGGTGC
This genomic window from Chlorobaculum limnaeum contains:
- a CDS encoding CAP domain-containing protein, giving the protein MPAWAYLDHARTRQSWESSSDDDEAPDTRSGHARYLTPDELEVLAEINLMRSDPASYAALRLEPLRSQYQGKRFFPSGSSVRPVWTREGVKALDECIRVLKNTKPMPRFSPSEALTLAAREMTQDQGATTQTGHVGCSGSTMLERILRHGNWRSTLAENISYGYHNPGEIVVTLLIDDGVYDRAHRLNLLNIKLDRIGISIGAHRRYNVMCVMDFAAGYNANRL
- the bchH gene encoding magnesium chelatase subunit H — protein: MAHRRKITAIVGLEQYNAGLWRKIKSMLDKDAELVQLSDVDLEKQNPEAATAIREADCVFMSMINFKEQIDWFKEQLDQGTNEKTIFIFESMPEAMALTKVGSYQVTEGKSGMPDMVKKIAKMLVKGRDEDALYGYMKLMKIMRTILPLVPNKAKDFKNWLMVYSYWLQPTPENIVNMFRLILREYFDANVKVEPIVDVPNMGLYHPDSQEYFKDVKSFKSWSKKRGVNFDKSQKMALLFFRKHLLQEKTYIDNTIRTLEKHGVNVFPAFVMGVEGHVLVRDWLMKENIDLLVNMMGFGLVGGPAGSTKPGTAAEARHEILTGLDVPYMVAQPLLVQNFESWHELGVSPMQVTFTYSIPEMDGAVAPIILGALQDGKVETVQERLDRLAILSKKWMRLRATSNRDKRVALVVYDYPPGLGKKATAALLDVPTTLYRILQRLKKEGYNVGTLPETPEKLFELLDRATDYQLMQNKPEAIKVSREKYNELATYHERERIEERWQAFPGEIAPVGSEEVFIGGLRLGNVYIGVQPRLGVQGDPMRLIFDKANTPHHQYISFYRWISREFDAHALVHVGMHGSVEWMPGLQTGLTGECWPDALLGEVPHFYIYPVNNPSESTIAKRRGLATMVSHVVPPLARAGLYKELPALKDLLADYRERNQAQGEDVDSVQEAIMTKAELLNLTDDCPRKPGEPFSDFVSRLYIYIVELENRLISNSLHVFGEAGPLESQIITITETIKNRGENGRSLPYIFIDTSCKNGHYGSYEEISSLSRKGDEAAIQLREWAENACREFVKQTMFDRKNPLQVFEAVTGGSRMPEKDKPFIQRIIQEGSMMIQALSDNRSEMDALVKVLDGGYIPSGPGGDLVRDGMNVLPSGRNIHSIDPWRIPSETAFKRGTLIADGLIAKHVAENDGNYPETIAEVIWGLDTIKTKGEAVAVVIRLMGAEPAYDAFGKISHYNLTPLEKLGRPRVDVLMQLSPIFRDAFGILMDQLDRLVKDAAKADEPHEMNYIKKHVDEALAEGMDFEAATSRQFTQAPGSYGTYVDDMIEDSAWENEGDLDDLFIRRNSSAYGGGRKGEKQSEILQKLLGSVDRVVHQVDSTEFGISDIDHYFSSSGSLQLAARRRNTKTSDIKLNYVESFTSDIKLDEADKSLRVEYRSKLLNPKWFEGMLKHGHSGAGEISNRVTYMLGWDAVTKSVDDWVYKKTAETYALDPEMRERLATLNPQAIKNIVGRMLEAHGRGMWKADQSMIDELQEIYADLEDRLEGMADD
- the guaB gene encoding IMP dehydrogenase — protein: MDKILYDALTFDDVLLVPSYSNVLPKETVVKSRLTRQIEVNIPLVSAAMDTVTEAELAIALARAGGIGIIHKNLSIDEQARQVAKVKRFESGIIRNPIHLFEDATIQDAIELMIRHSISGIPVVEHPTPEGCLRLKGIVTNRDLRMTASSNEKITTIMTTSLVTAKEEIDLLAAEEILMRNKIEKLLVIDDDGYLKGLITFKDIQKRKQCPDACKDTQGRLRAGAAVGIRANTMSRVDALVAAGVDVVAVDTAHGHSQAVLDMVSTIKQKYPELQVIAGNVATPEAVRDLVKAGADAVKVGIGPGSICTTRIVAGVGMPQLTAVMKCAEEAKKTGIPVIADGGIKYSGDIAKALAAGADSVMMGSIFAGTDESPGETILYEGRRFKAYRGMGSLGAMSEPEGSSDRYFQDASAETKKYVPEGIEGRIPAKGKLDEVVYQLIGGLKSSMGYCGVRTITELKENTRFVRITTAGLRESHPHDVMITKEAPNYSTSA
- a CDS encoding DUF1615 family protein, with the protein product MLRAKRFTLITLIFALFLSACSGIQDSGLSEKQIEKIVRAARPNNPSPDIWARAIKESLEELGQPVDKEHVSAVAAVISQVSAFSISPKNSRMASILRKKIEAAESNEMLRLLIETRLDQTASNGKSFRENIDSISSELDFENWYDEFTSAKITKPILLVLNKDASDLITTAGSMQVSVKFAEEYPKKPKNAGGGSVRDMLYTCKGGVFYGAAYLLDFKHNYDDWKYVFADFNAGHYSSRNAGFQKMLGRLTRRQVDTDGDLMNYENGDIAPSVTYVTFINFLKKKEIEFDEKQVMKDFSKEKSYEFEESWSYKKLAELYKKRYGRPIYAVLPDISLNSPKFVSKNLSTKWFANRVKDRYNHCMRTRI
- a CDS encoding UPF0149 family protein gives rise to the protein MLVYELRVSLLGAEPAVWRRVRVPGDTHLRLVHLVLQMAMGWENRHLHEFVSADRKRYVDFDGSEPQADELDENMYTLKDLVSKPGDRCLYLYDFGDDWTHEIVLETVSEVEVDPAEQFRCLAGQGACPPEDCGGVPGYLELLEKFNDLDAVDHDEAVVQLGEVFDPEAFDCAFFNERVSAMFASHEEMPPSGEVDEEMGALMQLQDFLASEELPDSSMSIVVLDGFFAALAIHPVPIMPSAWLPLVWDMSGAGHQPEFASRKEAEKVTGLLFSYMNSVTQSLADGSADYETLFEILEIESGEERMLAAEDWATGFVAGAMIDQEMWTRTVSDEAGGELLWPFVIMSGLSDEQSGISEEKLAEIRATLIDDLNECVLDLRDFWAEWRREYLPKPGAGRTAKAPPRVGRNEPCPCGSGKKYKQCCGK